TATACTCGGTTCGAGAATCTGTCGCATGGCGGGGATTAGGGCGGGTACTAGGCTCTGGGTCCTGCCGGACGGGCCCGCTGCGCGCGGCGCGATCACTCCGTGATGGGTATACCGCTTCGCGTGGTGCTCCCGTTGGTCGCACGTACAAAGTCGAGGAGTCATCATGATCGAGTCTTCTGATCTTCGGAGTAAGAGGATGCCGCTGAGCGGCGGAGCCGGTCAGATGCCTGCACTCGGATTCGGCACACTGATTCCCGATGCGGCCGTGACTATAAGCGCTACCAAAGACGCGCTGGCTGCGGGGTTTCGGCACTTCGACTGCGCGGAACGCTACCGGAACGAGCGTGAGGTGGGCGAGGCTTTGAAGGCAGGAGTTGCGGCTGGAGGGATTGCGCGCGAGGATCTGTTTGTTACCACGAAGTTGTGGAACAGCAATCACCGGCCGGAGCGCGTGAGACCGGCTTTTGAGGCGAGTTTGGACAGGCTGAGGCTCGACTATCTCGATCTCTATCTGATTCACACTCCGTTCGCATTTCAACCGGGGGAGGAGCAGGATCCTCGGGATGAAAAGGGCAACGTGATCTACGACAAGGGCGTGAGTCTGGTTGACACCTGGAGGGCGATGGAGAGTCTTGTGGACCAGGGCAGATGCAGGGCCATCGGACTGTCTGACATTACCTTGAACGGGCTGTTGCCGGTGTATGAAGCGGCGAGGATCAAGCCAGCCGTGGTCCAGGTGGAGTCGCATCCGTATCTTCCGGAGACGGAGCTTCTGGAGTTCTGCAAGGAGAAGGGCATTGTGCTGTTGGCGTTCGCGCCTCTGGGTCATGGGATGAGGCCGGGGCCGCTTGAGGATCCGGTGATTCTGGCCATCGCTGCACGGGTTGGAAAGACTCCGGCGCAGGTGCTGCTGGCCTGGGCGGTGCAACGCGGCACAGCTTTGCTGACGACGCCGCGGACGGCGGAGCGGGCGAAGGAGAACTTCAACGTCTCAGCCATTCCGGAAGACGCGGTTGAGGAGATCAATCGGATTCAGACGAGACAGAGGCTCAACGACGTGGTGAATACCGGCAGCCCGGGGTTCATTCCACGCGTCCAATCGGCATGAAAGCCAAGTAACACCTGGAGCAGACTATGAAAGAGGAGCAGATACGCGAATCATTGAACGCACACTGGCGTGCGTCGGCGGCCGGCGATGCAGATGCGGAGCACGATATCTATGCTGACGATGCCATCTGTGATTATCCACAGTCGGGCGAGCGAATCCTTGGTAGGAAGAATTTGCAGGCGCTGCGGAGCCATCATCCGGGCAAGCCGTCGGGTTTCGAGGTTAGGCGGATTGTTGGAAGCGGAGATCTTTGGATCACGGAGTACACGATTATCTATCAGGGGCGACCGGCATACACGGTGAGCACGATGGAGTTTCGCAACGGCAAGGTGGTGCATGAGACACAATACTTCGCAGATCCGTTCGAGGCGCCGGGGTGGCGGAGCCAATGGGTTCAGCGGATCGCGTGACGACGCTGAGGGACAGCTGCTTGTTTCGGACTATTAAACTGCGCCCTGCGCGGGCGGCGGTCACTTCGTGACTTGTATACCCCTTCGGTTGGCGCTCCCGTTGGTCGCGAAGAAGATTTTGATTGCTGCGCGGGCGCTCCACGCTCAAGAGATGGGCACCCGCAGTGATTATGGTTTGGGTGCTGCTGCGATTGCGTTGAGGCTGGTGATGGTTTCGGGTGGGAGTTTGAGGGTTGCGGCTTTCAGGTTTTCGCGCAGGTGCGCAAGCGAAGAGGTACCGGGGATGAGGAGCATGTTGGGAGAGCGGTGGAGGAGCCAGGCCTGTGCGACTTGCATTGGCGTGGATTGGAGGGAGGCGGCTGCTTCGTCCAGCTTGGCGGACTGCAACGGCGTGAAGCCTCCGAGGGGGAAGAAGGGTACGTAGGCTATGCCTTGTTTGACGAGGTCGTCGAGGAAGGCGTCATCGGTTCGGTGGGCTACGTTGTAGAGGTTTTGGATGCAGACGATTTCGGTTATTTTTTGTGCTTCGGCGAGTTGACCTGGGGTTACGTTGCTGAGGCCGAGGTGGCGGATGAGGCCCTGGGCTTTGAGTTCGGCGAGGACGGTGAGGGGTGCTTCGATGGAGCCTTTGGTTGGGCCGGCGAGTCCTCCTACGCGGAGGTTGACGACGTCGAGCTTGTCGAGGGCGAGGTTGCGGAGGTTGTCGTGAACGGCGTCGATGAGGTCCTGGCGGGAGAGGGCTGGGTTCCAGGAGGCGTCTGCGCCGCGGCGTGCGCCTACTTTGGTGACGATGACGAGGCCATCGGGGTAGGGGTGGAGGGCTTCTTTGATGATCTGGTTGGTGACGTGTGGTCCGTAGAAGTCGCTGGTGTCGATGTGATTGACGCCGGCGGCGATGGCTTCGCGCAGAACGGCGAGGGCGGCATTTCTATCTTTCGGCGGGCCGAAGACGTGGGGGCCGGCGAGTTGCATGGCTCCGTAGCCCATGCGGTTCACGGTCATCGAGGTGCCGGGGAAGGTGAAGGTTCCGCCTAGATTTGTCTGTTGCGTCATTGCTGGTGCTCCTTTTTGTCTTTGCACGGTTGCGATTTGTCAGGTGCGCGGTTCGGGTTCGTTTTGGCTACCTGTGGTTAGATGAAGAAAGCCTCAGGTTAGGAGTTCGCATTTGACCCCACGTCCTCAGATGCTGTTGGAGCCGCGTAAATCGCCGGTGCAGGCTCGTTCGGCTGCGAGCGTGGATGCGATTCTGGAGGCGACCATTCAGGTTTTGTTGAGCGTGGGGAAGGAACGGCTGACGACGACGAAGGTTGCGATGCGCGCTGGGGTTTCGGTTGGGACGTTGTATCAGTATTTTCCGAATAAGAGTGCGTTGCTGCAGGCGGCTTTGCTACAACATCTGAACGGGGTGTCGACGGCGCTGGAGCAGGTGTGCCGGGAGCAGAAGGGGAAGCCGCTTAAGGAGATGGTTGCGGCGGTGATCAACGCGTTTCTCGAGGCCAAGATGATGGATCCGAAGACGAGCGTGGCGCTGCATGCGGTGAGCTCGGATGTGGATGGGGCGAAGATTGCGAAGCAGAAGGCGTTGCGGTCGCTGAAGGCGATTGCGGGGATGCTGGGGACGTCGAGCGAGTCGCTGACGAAGGAGCCGCAGCTGGTGGCGTCGATGCTGGTGGCGGCGATGGTGGGGGTGAGCCGGAGACTGCTGGAGTCGGATGCGCCGGAGAAGCAGTTTGAAAGCATGCGGGGGGAACTGGTGTTCTTTGCTTGCTCGTATATGGAGGCTTGTTCGGTGCGGGAAGTGCGCCCTGCGCGGGCGGCGGTCACTTCGTGACTTGTATACCCCTTCGGTTGGCGCTCCCGATGGTCGCGAGGGAAGATTGTGCCGACCAACGGGAGGAGTACGCGAAGCTCTAAAAAGGCGTGTGAACGCCCGCACTCCGCGCAGGAGGCCCGTCCGGCAGGACAGCTTCGATTTTGGAAAGGCTCCTGACAGT
The nucleotide sequence above comes from Tunturibacter empetritectus. Encoded proteins:
- a CDS encoding nuclear transport factor 2 family protein, encoding MKEEQIRESLNAHWRASAAGDADAEHDIYADDAICDYPQSGERILGRKNLQALRSHHPGKPSGFEVRRIVGSGDLWITEYTIIYQGRPAYTVSTMEFRNGKVVHETQYFADPFEAPGWRSQWVQRIA
- a CDS encoding TetR/AcrR family transcriptional regulator, translated to MTPRPQMLLEPRKSPVQARSAASVDAILEATIQVLLSVGKERLTTTKVAMRAGVSVGTLYQYFPNKSALLQAALLQHLNGVSTALEQVCREQKGKPLKEMVAAVINAFLEAKMMDPKTSVALHAVSSDVDGAKIAKQKALRSLKAIAGMLGTSSESLTKEPQLVASMLVAAMVGVSRRLLESDAPEKQFESMRGELVFFACSYMEACSVREVRPARAAVTS
- a CDS encoding aldo/keto reductase family oxidoreductase, whose translation is MTQQTNLGGTFTFPGTSMTVNRMGYGAMQLAGPHVFGPPKDRNAALAVLREAIAAGVNHIDTSDFYGPHVTNQIIKEALHPYPDGLVIVTKVGARRGADASWNPALSRQDLIDAVHDNLRNLALDKLDVVNLRVGGLAGPTKGSIEAPLTVLAELKAQGLIRHLGLSNVTPGQLAEAQKITEIVCIQNLYNVAHRTDDAFLDDLVKQGIAYVPFFPLGGFTPLQSAKLDEAAASLQSTPMQVAQAWLLHRSPNMLLIPGTSSLAHLRENLKAATLKLPPETITSLNAIAAAPKP
- a CDS encoding aldo/keto reductase — translated: MIESSDLRSKRMPLSGGAGQMPALGFGTLIPDAAVTISATKDALAAGFRHFDCAERYRNEREVGEALKAGVAAGGIAREDLFVTTKLWNSNHRPERVRPAFEASLDRLRLDYLDLYLIHTPFAFQPGEEQDPRDEKGNVIYDKGVSLVDTWRAMESLVDQGRCRAIGLSDITLNGLLPVYEAARIKPAVVQVESHPYLPETELLEFCKEKGIVLLAFAPLGHGMRPGPLEDPVILAIAARVGKTPAQVLLAWAVQRGTALLTTPRTAERAKENFNVSAIPEDAVEEINRIQTRQRLNDVVNTGSPGFIPRVQSA